A window of Zingiber officinale cultivar Zhangliang chromosome 5A, Zo_v1.1, whole genome shotgun sequence contains these coding sequences:
- the LOC121981329 gene encoding short-chain dehydrogenase TIC 32 B, chloroplastic-like, protein MGYFREATGIPGPSGFGSASTAEQVTDGIDASLLTVIITGGSSGIGAEAARVMALRGAHVIIGARNTEAASEVKQSILQSTPSARIDIIQIELSSLKSVRAFAEKFLAMDLPLNILINNAGVMYCPFQLSEDGIEMQFATNHVGHFLLTKLLLDKMKSTAERTGIESRIVNLSSEAHMTTYRTGIRFDKLNDKDFYNDKLAYGQSKLANILHANELARRLKEEGVLNVTANSLHPGLIRTNLARHSTAFVGALQTATCVLWKTIPQGAATSCYVALHPNIKGVSGKYFADCNESKTTSNGRDELLGRRLWDFSEKLVKSA, encoded by the exons ATGGGTTACTTCAGGGAAGCCACCGGCATCCCCGGCCCCAGCGGATTCGGATCCGCCTCCACCGCCGAGCAGGTCACCGACGGCATCGACGCCTCCCTCCTCACGGTGATCATCACCG GTGGTAGTAGCGGGATCGGAGCCGAAGCTGCAAGGGTGATGGCCCTCAGAGGAGCCCATGTCATCATCGGCGCCAGGAACACCGAAGCTGCCAGTGAAGTAAAGCAGAGCATTCTACAGAGCACCCCATCTGCTAGAATCGACATCATACAGATAGAACTCAGTTCGCTCAAGTCCGTCCGAGCCTTCGCCGAGAAGTTTCTTGCCATGGATCTTCCTCTAAACATCTTGAT AAACAATGCCGGCGTCATGTACTGTCCGTTTCAACTTTCGGAGGATGGGATAGAGATGCAGTTTGCTACCAATCATGTCG GTCATTTTCTGCTGACCAAACTTCTGCTTGACAAAATGAAAAGCACAGCAGAGAGGACAGGAATTGAGAGCCGTATTGTGAATCTGTCATCCGAAGCTCACATGACAACATATAGAACAGGAATAAGATTCGACAAACTCAACGACAAAGACTT TTACAATGACAAATTGGCATATGGACAGTCCAAATTGGCCAACATATTGCACGCCAACGAGCTAGCTAGGCGCCTGAAG GAAGAAGGGGTGCTAAATGTCACAGCAAATTCACTGCATCCTGGTCTGATCAGGACAAACCTGGCAAGGCACTCTACTGCCTTCGTCG GTGCTTTGCAAACTGCAACTTGCGTCTTATGGAAGACCATACCTCAG GGAGCTGCAACTTCATGCTATGTCGCATTGCATCCAAACATTAAGGGCGTGAGTGGAAAGTACTTCGCTGATTGCAATGAGTCGAAGACAACTTCTAACGGTAGAGATGAATTATTGGGAAGAAGACTTTGGGATTTCAGCGAAAAGCTAGTTAAATCAgcttag